Proteins from a single region of Pseudomonas quebecensis:
- the cpdA gene encoding 3',5'-cyclic-AMP phosphodiesterase, whose product MPSVSTVSPDASALLVQLSDSHLFAEGDTTLLGMNTRQSLQRVIELVREQQPTIDLVLATGDLSQDGTLESYQQFRALTASIGAPTRWIPGNHDEPQIMVQAAVHSDLLEPVVDVGNWRITLLDSAVPGSVPGYLQDQQLQLLAQALSETPNRHHLVCFHHHPVSIGCAWMDPIGLRNPEALFAVLDRFPQVKALLWGHVHQEIDRERNGVRLLASPSTCIQFAPDSEDFKVSEQAPGYRWLRLHADGRLETGVERVKGFAFSVDYGSNGY is encoded by the coding sequence TTGCCGAGCGTATCCACCGTGAGCCCCGACGCTTCGGCGTTGCTGGTACAACTATCCGACAGCCACCTGTTTGCCGAAGGCGACACGACGCTGCTGGGTATGAATACCCGCCAGAGCCTGCAACGGGTGATTGAATTGGTGCGCGAGCAGCAGCCGACTATCGACCTGGTGCTGGCCACGGGGGATTTGTCCCAAGACGGTACGCTGGAGTCGTATCAACAGTTTCGTGCCCTGACCGCGAGCATCGGCGCTCCCACGCGCTGGATTCCCGGCAACCACGACGAGCCGCAGATCATGGTTCAGGCTGCCGTGCACAGCGATTTGCTCGAGCCGGTGGTGGATGTTGGCAACTGGCGCATTACCCTGCTTGACTCTGCCGTTCCCGGTTCCGTGCCCGGCTACCTGCAGGACCAACAGCTGCAATTGCTCGCTCAGGCCCTGAGCGAGACACCGAACCGTCATCACCTGGTGTGCTTCCACCACCATCCGGTGTCGATCGGCTGTGCATGGATGGACCCCATCGGCCTGCGCAATCCCGAGGCGTTGTTCGCCGTGCTGGACCGCTTCCCCCAGGTCAAGGCGCTGCTCTGGGGTCATGTGCATCAGGAAATCGATCGCGAGCGCAACGGCGTGCGCCTGCTGGCGTCGCCTTCCACGTGTATTCAATTCGCGCCCGATAGCGAGGATTTCAAGGTCAGCGAACAGGCACCGGGCTATCGCTGGTTGCGTTTGCATGCCGACGGACGGTTGGAGACCGGCGTGGAGCGGGTCAAGGGATTCGCCTTCAGCGTCGATTACGGCAGCAACGGCTATTAA
- a CDS encoding DUF1249 domain-containing protein, producing the protein MAVKARERYRVDLIGLQAACEANYARLMRLLPDMRHAPEARRIGVTHGDQMLGVLALEVIVNCPYTTTLRIRQEHSLPWLPVPQLEVQVYHDARMAEVISAEHARRFRSIYPYPNVFMHQPDEKAQLNVFLGEWLSHCLALGHEFEVVR; encoded by the coding sequence CACGGGAACGTTATCGCGTCGACCTGATCGGGCTGCAAGCCGCCTGCGAGGCCAATTATGCGCGGCTGATGCGCTTGCTCCCCGACATGCGCCACGCCCCCGAGGCGCGGCGCATCGGCGTGACCCATGGTGACCAGATGCTCGGTGTGCTGGCCCTGGAAGTCATCGTCAACTGCCCGTACACCACCACCCTGCGCATACGCCAGGAGCACAGCCTGCCGTGGTTGCCGGTGCCGCAACTGGAAGTGCAGGTGTACCACGACGCGCGTATGGCCGAAGTCATCAGCGCCGAACATGCGCGGCGCTTTCGCAGCATCTATCCTTACCCGAACGTGTTCATGCACCAGCCTGATGAAAAAGCCCAGCTCAATGTGTTCCTGGGTGAGTGGTTGAGCCATTGCCTGGCCCTGGGGCACGAGTTCGAAGTCGTGCGATAG